A part of Leptospira yasudae genomic DNA contains:
- the mtnA gene encoding S-methyl-5-thioribose-1-phosphate isomerase, with amino-acid sequence MQESGLKPILWRNKQLTLLDQRVLPGTTSYLDAKTMEDCIFAIREMVVRGAPAIAITGAFGITLYLNGLSSKPTLAELKKKLHELLESRPTAVNLRLAIEEFSARFPETNYDSFTLNDLQDGAEEFALFMLEEDLGNNLTLSKNALSLFPKNPSALNIITHCNTGALATAGHGTALGVIRSLRDAGHSLTVFADETRPYLQGARLTAWELKEEGIPAYLITDNMAGWVMSSRKIDAVVVGADRIASNGDTANKIGTYPLAIVAKHHGVPFYVAATAKSMDFRIPDGSHIPIEMRKEEEVTSFGFLKNADGKPFLSEGVIAPEGMKALNPSFDVTPASLITGIITERGIVSPVTEENLRKIFA; translated from the coding sequence ATGCAGGAATCAGGATTAAAACCCATTCTTTGGAGAAACAAACAGCTTACTCTTTTGGATCAAAGAGTTCTTCCCGGTACGACTTCTTATCTCGACGCAAAAACGATGGAAGACTGCATCTTTGCGATCCGGGAAATGGTGGTAAGGGGCGCGCCCGCGATCGCGATCACCGGAGCCTTCGGGATCACGTTGTATTTAAACGGACTTTCCTCGAAACCGACTTTAGCGGAACTCAAAAAAAAGCTGCACGAACTTTTAGAATCCAGACCGACCGCGGTCAACCTGCGACTTGCGATCGAAGAATTCTCCGCACGCTTTCCCGAAACGAACTATGATTCGTTTACTCTGAACGATCTTCAAGATGGAGCGGAGGAATTCGCCTTATTCATGTTAGAGGAAGATCTCGGAAACAACCTGACTCTTTCCAAAAACGCCCTTTCTTTATTTCCGAAAAATCCTTCCGCGTTGAACATCATCACTCATTGCAATACGGGAGCGCTCGCGACCGCCGGGCACGGAACCGCGTTAGGTGTTATACGATCCTTGCGCGACGCAGGTCATTCTCTGACCGTATTCGCGGACGAGACAAGACCGTATCTACAGGGTGCAAGACTTACGGCTTGGGAATTGAAAGAGGAAGGAATTCCAGCGTATCTCATCACGGACAACATGGCCGGTTGGGTGATGTCCTCGCGTAAGATCGACGCGGTTGTCGTAGGCGCGGATCGTATCGCTTCCAACGGAGATACGGCCAACAAGATCGGAACGTATCCCCTTGCCATCGTCGCCAAACACCACGGAGTTCCTTTTTACGTCGCGGCCACGGCCAAGAGCATGGATTTTAGAATCCCGGATGGAAGCCATATTCCGATCGAAATGCGAAAGGAAGAAGAAGTCACTTCGTTCGGATTTTTAAAGAACGCGGATGGAAAACCGTTCTTGAGCGAAGGAGTGATCGCCCCCGAAGGAATGAAGGCGCTGAACCCTTCCTTCGACGTGACCCCTGCTTCGTTGATCACCGGAATCATTACCGAACGGGGAATCGTTTCTCCCGTTACGGAAGAGAATCTAAGAAAGATTTTTGCGTGA
- a CDS encoding rhomboid family intramembrane serine protease has protein sequence MAKRKYRNGLSLFGYSIFHPINLFLIANVLIYILQLFAGGTGIIEYYFALTPARVFQGFYWQIFSYGFLHEAYGTPFIHLFFNMYVFVMFGGLICKYIPAWKFTVVYVAAVLTGGLTVILAPIFVQVLGIQYPMDLYQTTTLGASGGVTGILVLFGILFPETEVFLIFFRMKARYAAWIFVGGGFIADIVSVYYFHSPFVVSNSCHLGGALGATLVAPWILKGNSFDSGKIFPKRQPPQENSESKPQNRSLAEDLDSQTRKNRELLSSLGKKNSFTDQETFLTPLQQTNVNLCPPPTYQSEDPFCLRCEWLPNCALRKLKLERESGN, from the coding sequence ATGGCAAAAAGAAAATACCGAAACGGATTGTCGCTGTTCGGTTATTCCATTTTTCATCCGATCAATCTGTTTTTAATCGCGAACGTCCTGATTTATATTCTTCAGCTTTTTGCCGGCGGAACGGGAATCATAGAATACTACTTTGCGCTCACTCCCGCGCGCGTGTTTCAAGGATTTTACTGGCAGATTTTTTCATACGGATTTCTGCACGAAGCGTATGGAACTCCTTTCATTCATCTTTTCTTCAACATGTATGTCTTCGTCATGTTCGGCGGTTTGATCTGTAAATACATTCCCGCTTGGAAGTTTACGGTCGTCTACGTCGCGGCTGTCTTGACCGGAGGATTGACCGTAATCCTCGCTCCGATCTTCGTCCAAGTATTAGGAATCCAATATCCGATGGATTTATACCAAACCACCACGCTCGGCGCGAGCGGCGGCGTTACGGGGATTTTGGTTTTGTTCGGAATTCTTTTTCCCGAAACGGAAGTCTTTCTGATCTTCTTTCGGATGAAGGCCCGTTATGCGGCATGGATCTTTGTCGGCGGGGGATTTATCGCGGATATCGTTTCGGTTTATTATTTCCATTCTCCCTTTGTCGTGAGCAACTCCTGTCATTTGGGAGGGGCGCTCGGTGCGACGCTCGTTGCCCCCTGGATTTTAAAGGGAAATTCTTTCGATTCCGGAAAGATCTTTCCCAAGCGCCAACCTCCCCAGGAGAATTCCGAGTCCAAGCCACAAAACCGTTCTTTGGCGGAAGACCTCGATTCTCAAACGCGCAAGAATCGCGAACTGCTCAGCAGTCTTGGTAAGAAGAATTCCTTTACCGATCAGGAAACATTTCTGACTCCTTTGCAACAAACGAACGTGAATTTATGTCCGCCGCCCACGTATCAATCCGAAGACCCGTTCTGCCTACGTTGTGAATGGCTTCCGAACTGCGCTTTACGAAAGCTGAAATTAGAGAGGGAATCGGGAAACTAA
- a CDS encoding LIC11177 family protein: MTQNKKSALFDILKREKLEKLQKKNAPPKNSAPKEKSQTPAMETSGEKSAPADKKDQVSKIYKAMEEVKLDVRYYFLEDEYRDKIAGIYIKNEAHLDRLGIEAKKYLDYARESFDRYKQLDKKMPLEPMNKKSWDHVEKSLNELIAKLLEKFVK, encoded by the coding sequence GTGACTCAGAATAAGAAGAGCGCTTTATTTGACATTTTAAAACGCGAGAAATTGGAGAAGCTTCAGAAAAAGAACGCCCCTCCGAAAAACTCCGCGCCGAAAGAGAAGTCGCAAACACCCGCGATGGAAACTTCCGGGGAGAAGTCAGCGCCCGCCGATAAAAAAGATCAGGTTTCCAAGATCTACAAGGCCATGGAAGAGGTGAAACTCGACGTTCGTTATTATTTTTTAGAGGACGAATACAGGGATAAGATCGCGGGGATTTATATCAAAAACGAGGCTCATCTGGATCGCCTCGGAATCGAAGCCAAAAAATATTTGGATTACGCCCGCGAAAGTTTCGATCGTTACAAACAACTCGATAAGAAGATGCCTCTTGAACCCATGAACAAAAAGTCTTGGGATCACGTCGAAAAGAGCTTAAACGAACTCATCGCCAAACTTCTCGAAAAATTCGTGAAATAA
- a CDS encoding HpcH/HpaI aldolase/citrate lyase family protein — MSKLTHPREALFEGEKPFPIIPACEHFAGSEKLITKALELQNKLGGLFDITMDCEDGAQTGKEKEHAELIVRLQNSELNKHKMSGVRIHDYTNAYWKQDVDIIVPGAGEKIAYITIPKPTRAAQVEEMITYIQKAVQKAGIKREIPIHVLIETNGALQEIEKIAALPWLQVLDFGLMDFISGHHGAIPASCMKSPGQFDHELLRRGKANLVAAALANGVIPAHNVTLDLKNQYQTYKDAKRAHDDFGFLRMWSIYPTQIQAILDAMAPDYSEVQTAAEILIQAQNAEWGPIQYAGDLHDRATYRYFWEIIQKAKLTGISIPEEANKRFFN; from the coding sequence ATGTCTAAATTGACTCATCCAAGAGAGGCGCTCTTCGAAGGAGAAAAGCCTTTCCCTATCATTCCTGCCTGTGAGCACTTTGCAGGATCGGAAAAGCTGATTACAAAAGCCCTCGAACTTCAGAACAAACTCGGCGGACTCTTCGACATCACCATGGACTGCGAAGACGGCGCGCAAACCGGAAAAGAAAAAGAACACGCGGAACTCATCGTTCGTCTTCAGAACAGCGAACTGAACAAACACAAAATGAGCGGCGTGAGAATTCACGACTATACGAACGCATACTGGAAACAAGACGTAGACATCATCGTTCCCGGAGCCGGAGAAAAAATCGCATACATCACTATTCCAAAACCGACCCGCGCGGCTCAGGTTGAGGAAATGATCACTTACATCCAAAAAGCGGTTCAAAAAGCGGGAATCAAAAGAGAAATTCCGATTCACGTATTGATCGAAACCAACGGAGCGCTTCAAGAAATCGAAAAGATCGCGGCTCTTCCTTGGCTCCAAGTTCTCGACTTCGGTTTAATGGACTTCATCTCCGGACACCACGGAGCGATTCCCGCTTCTTGTATGAAAAGCCCGGGCCAGTTCGACCACGAACTTTTAAGAAGAGGAAAAGCGAATCTCGTAGCGGCGGCTCTTGCAAACGGAGTGATCCCTGCGCACAACGTAACTCTCGATCTTAAGAACCAGTATCAAACATACAAGGACGCAAAACGCGCCCATGATGATTTCGGCTTCTTGAGAATGTGGTCCATCTATCCGACTCAGATCCAAGCGATTCTAGACGCGATGGCTCCGGATTACAGCGAAGTGCAGACTGCGGCTGAAATTCTCATCCAAGCGCAAAACGCGGAATGGGGACCGATCCAGTACGCGGGCGATCTTCACGACCGTGCGACTTACAGATATTTCTGGGAAATCATCCAAAAGGCGAAACTCACCGGAATCTCCATTCCTGAAGAAGCCAACAAAAGATTCTTTAACTGA
- a CDS encoding ornithine carbamoyltransferase, which translates to MSEINVKHLISWEDWSDSEILDLLNFAIHVKKNRVNYAGHLSGRSLAMLFQKTSTRTRVSFEVAMTEMGGHGIYLDWMASNFQLSDIDLEARYLSRNVSVIMARLKKHEDLLSMKNGSQVPVINGCDNMFHPCQSLADVMTIALDKPERPLNRVRLAYVGVHNNVVNSLIGITAALGIHLTLVTPIAEKENIHEPTVERAKSKGTLAWESNLEKAVKDADYVYTDTWLDMEFFNDPSYADKKKQRMELMMPYQINSALMEKTNARVMHDMPIHAGYEITREVVLSPRSIIFQQAENRLDAQKAVILKLLEA; encoded by the coding sequence ATGTCCGAAATCAACGTGAAACATCTTATTTCTTGGGAAGACTGGTCCGATTCCGAAATCCTCGATCTGCTGAACTTTGCGATCCACGTAAAGAAGAATCGAGTCAACTACGCGGGTCATCTGAGCGGCCGTTCTTTGGCGATGCTCTTTCAGAAAACTTCCACAAGAACCAGAGTTTCTTTTGAAGTGGCGATGACGGAAATGGGCGGTCACGGAATTTATTTGGACTGGATGGCGTCTAACTTTCAGCTTTCCGACATCGATCTGGAAGCGAGGTATCTCTCCAGAAACGTTTCCGTCATCATGGCTCGTCTGAAAAAACACGAAGACCTTCTTTCGATGAAGAACGGTTCGCAGGTCCCCGTCATCAACGGCTGCGACAACATGTTTCATCCTTGTCAATCTCTTGCGGACGTGATGACTATCGCGCTCGACAAACCGGAACGCCCTTTGAATCGGGTTCGACTCGCGTATGTCGGAGTTCACAACAACGTAGTCAACTCTCTCATCGGAATCACCGCTGCCTTGGGAATTCATCTGACCCTCGTGACACCGATCGCCGAAAAGGAAAACATACACGAACCCACGGTGGAACGGGCAAAGTCCAAAGGCACGCTCGCATGGGAATCGAATCTGGAAAAGGCCGTAAAGGACGCGGACTACGTTTACACGGACACTTGGCTGGACATGGAATTCTTCAACGACCCTTCTTACGCCGATAAGAAAAAACAAAGAATGGAACTGATGATGCCGTATCAGATCAATTCCGCTCTGATGGAAAAGACGAACGCGAGAGTCATGCACGACATGCCGATCCACGCGGGATACGAGATCACGAGAGAAGTGGTCTTAAGTCCCCGATCCATCATCTTTCAACAAGCGGAGAATCGACTGGACGCACAAAAAGCGGTCATTCTCAAACTTCTTGAGGCTTAA
- a CDS encoding peptide chain release factor 3 — protein MSETVAQKPNQSIEEETKRRRTFAIIAHPDAGKTTLTEKLLLYGGAIQLAGAVKARKNRKAATSDWMEMEKEKGISITSAALQFEYNGYVLNLLDTPGHEDFSEDTYRTLIAADTAVMVLDAGKGVEPQTIKLFKVCRDRGIPIVTFINKMDRPTKNLFVLLDEIEKVLGIAAVPMVWPIGTGVDFSGVYSRKDKKILTYDKTPGGSQKSSFQTSGVNDPELDSQFEDWVLKSFREELELVEGGISEFNQEEFLESKITPVFFGSAVNNFGIQLFLDEFIKIAPPPLFFPLKDGSRLDPIKTPFSGFIFKVQANMNRQHRDRIAFLRVTSGKFERGLNVLHGRLGKSVKLSSSFAFFGQDRNTVDEAYPGDIIGLVNPGTYAIGDIVASSKVPDLKGLPVFAPELFATISSADTASMKSFRKGIDQLAEEGILHLFSSQTIGGGLPIIGAMGQLQFEVFRRRLMDEYNAPSTITILPYVISCWIGQEDLPKVPSSANLVTDRGGRAALLFDTEWDKGYFQKKNPEITLLDYPPTA, from the coding sequence GTGAGCGAGACAGTAGCACAAAAACCGAATCAATCTATCGAGGAAGAAACCAAACGAAGAAGAACCTTCGCCATCATCGCCCACCCGGATGCCGGGAAAACGACCTTAACCGAAAAGCTTCTTTTGTATGGAGGCGCGATCCAACTCGCGGGCGCCGTAAAAGCGCGTAAAAACAGAAAGGCAGCGACCTCCGATTGGATGGAGATGGAAAAAGAAAAAGGAATCTCCATCACTTCCGCAGCGCTTCAGTTCGAATACAACGGATACGTTCTCAATTTATTGGACACTCCCGGTCACGAAGATTTTTCCGAAGACACCTACCGCACTCTCATCGCCGCCGATACCGCCGTGATGGTGTTGGACGCGGGGAAAGGGGTCGAGCCTCAGACGATCAAGCTCTTTAAGGTTTGTCGCGACCGCGGAATTCCCATCGTAACGTTCATCAACAAGATGGACCGGCCGACAAAAAATCTTTTCGTACTTCTCGATGAGATTGAAAAGGTTCTAGGCATCGCCGCCGTTCCTATGGTATGGCCGATCGGAACCGGAGTCGACTTCAGCGGAGTGTATTCCCGCAAAGATAAGAAAATTCTAACATACGATAAAACTCCGGGAGGAAGTCAGAAGTCTTCCTTTCAAACCTCGGGAGTCAACGATCCCGAACTCGATTCACAATTCGAAGATTGGGTTTTGAAATCCTTTCGCGAAGAATTGGAACTCGTGGAAGGTGGAATTTCCGAATTCAATCAGGAGGAGTTTTTGGAATCCAAGATCACTCCTGTGTTCTTCGGTTCCGCCGTGAACAACTTCGGAATTCAATTGTTTCTAGACGAGTTTATCAAGATCGCGCCGCCTCCTTTGTTCTTTCCTTTGAAGGACGGTTCGCGTTTGGATCCGATCAAAACTCCGTTCAGCGGATTTATCTTTAAGGTTCAGGCGAACATGAACCGTCAACACAGAGACCGAATCGCATTCTTGCGCGTGACGTCCGGTAAGTTCGAACGAGGACTCAACGTGCTTCACGGAAGATTGGGAAAGTCGGTGAAACTTTCCTCTTCGTTCGCGTTCTTCGGACAAGATCGAAACACGGTGGATGAAGCGTATCCCGGCGACATCATCGGACTCGTGAACCCTGGCACGTATGCGATCGGAGATATCGTTGCTTCTTCCAAGGTTCCCGATTTAAAAGGACTTCCCGTGTTTGCACCCGAACTCTTTGCGACGATTTCCTCGGCCGATACGGCGAGCATGAAAAGTTTTCGCAAAGGAATCGATCAACTCGCGGAAGAAGGAATTCTTCATTTGTTCTCTTCGCAGACGATCGGAGGAGGATTGCCGATCATCGGCGCGATGGGCCAACTTCAGTTCGAAGTTTTCCGTCGAAGACTGATGGACGAGTACAATGCTCCGTCTACGATCACGATTCTTCCGTATGTAATTTCCTGTTGGATCGGACAAGAGGATTTGCCGAAGGTTCCGTCTTCCGCGAATCTCGTAACGGATCGAGGCGGAAGGGCTGCGCTCCTCTTTGATACGGAATGGGATAAGGGATATTTTCAAAAGAAGAATCCGGAAATAACCCTTTTGGATTATCCTCCGACCGCTTAA
- a CDS encoding (Fe-S)-binding protein: protein MNLLRVLFHVVFTIIFFTAGFVFVRAILYRLKLIFSARPATGTENFFLFKNLGFRLRSFVENVVLQKKNFKEPIRGIMHAFVFYGFLTYAFHNVSQMLAGVLGWGLEDPYKFSIIGLFSETLDHSYHSILQVVSILVLVGLGFFAWRRWIQKAKGLDVHSPASAIVISMISILMITTLLGEGAKAVGAVYDSPTENASFIAAGIGAVWKSIGVEYSTADLVVQIMWWVHILSVFAFMLYVPTSKHAHLIFAPFNYFLQSDTPKGALSKLNLEDENVVWGVNRVEDFPWPNLLDGMSCIECGRCQVQCPANRTGKVLNPKMIIADLKHALLDKMPEVAKIRAEESDAAAAAEKVAALDTGVINSYEGLSEEALWGCTTCYACVEACPVGNNQVNAIMEMRRHLVLAESKFPVELQNAFVNMENNSNPWGVGAHTRADWADGLGVKTMAEDSNVDVLYWVGCAGAFDERNKSIAKSFVKILQKADVKFGILGTEENCSGDSARRGGNEYLYQTLAQANVDTMNGYNVKKVVTACPHCYNTIKNEYPQFGGNFEVVHHSEFINELVKDKKLDVKTAEDASSGKYTYHDSCYIGRYNDNYENPRDVVKKISGGKLAEPSDHHTKGLCCGAGGAQMWMEEQNNDRVNVKRTKQLLDTGATTIATACPFCVTMITDGVKHEGKIEEVKVKDIAELVADNLQ from the coding sequence ATGAATTTACTTAGAGTATTGTTTCACGTGGTCTTCACCATTATTTTTTTTACAGCAGGTTTTGTTTTTGTACGAGCTATCCTGTATAGACTTAAACTTATTTTTAGCGCCCGCCCTGCGACCGGAACCGAAAATTTCTTCCTTTTCAAAAATCTCGGTTTTAGACTTAGATCCTTCGTTGAAAATGTTGTGTTACAAAAAAAGAATTTCAAAGAGCCTATACGAGGCATTATGCATGCCTTTGTCTTTTACGGGTTTTTAACTTATGCATTTCATAACGTTAGTCAAATGCTTGCAGGTGTTTTAGGTTGGGGCTTAGAAGATCCTTATAAATTTTCTATTATTGGTCTTTTTTCAGAAACCTTAGACCACTCTTATCATTCCATCTTACAAGTCGTTTCGATTCTTGTTTTAGTCGGTCTCGGATTCTTTGCTTGGAGAAGATGGATTCAAAAAGCGAAAGGCCTCGACGTTCATTCTCCGGCGTCTGCAATCGTAATCAGTATGATTTCGATTCTGATGATCACCACTCTTTTGGGAGAAGGCGCAAAAGCAGTAGGAGCGGTTTACGACAGTCCGACTGAAAACGCTTCCTTTATCGCAGCCGGAATCGGCGCGGTTTGGAAATCCATCGGCGTGGAATATTCTACAGCGGACTTGGTCGTTCAGATCATGTGGTGGGTTCACATTCTTTCCGTATTCGCGTTCATGCTCTACGTGCCTACTTCCAAGCACGCACACTTGATCTTTGCACCGTTCAACTACTTCCTTCAATCCGATACTCCAAAGGGCGCTCTTTCCAAACTCAACTTGGAAGACGAGAACGTTGTTTGGGGTGTGAACCGTGTGGAAGATTTCCCTTGGCCGAACCTTCTCGACGGTATGTCTTGTATCGAGTGCGGTCGCTGCCAAGTTCAGTGCCCTGCAAACAGAACCGGAAAGGTTCTCAATCCGAAGATGATCATCGCGGATTTAAAACACGCCCTTTTGGATAAAATGCCCGAAGTCGCAAAAATCAGAGCGGAAGAATCCGATGCTGCAGCCGCGGCGGAAAAAGTTGCTGCTCTGGACACGGGAGTCATCAACAGCTACGAAGGTTTAAGCGAAGAAGCCCTTTGGGGTTGCACGACTTGTTACGCTTGCGTGGAAGCTTGTCCCGTTGGAAACAACCAAGTCAACGCGATCATGGAAATGAGAAGACACTTGGTTCTTGCGGAATCCAAGTTCCCTGTGGAATTACAAAACGCATTCGTAAACATGGAAAACAACTCCAACCCTTGGGGAGTCGGAGCACACACGAGAGCGGACTGGGCAGACGGTCTTGGCGTTAAAACGATGGCGGAAGATTCCAACGTAGACGTTCTTTACTGGGTCGGATGTGCGGGAGCTTTTGATGAAAGAAACAAGAGCATCGCGAAGTCTTTCGTAAAAATTCTCCAGAAGGCGGACGTAAAATTCGGAATCCTCGGAACCGAAGAAAACTGTTCCGGTGATTCTGCAAGACGAGGCGGGAACGAATACCTCTATCAAACCCTCGCACAAGCGAACGTGGACACGATGAACGGATACAACGTGAAAAAAGTAGTAACCGCTTGTCCACACTGCTACAACACGATCAAAAACGAATATCCTCAGTTCGGCGGAAACTTCGAAGTGGTTCACCACTCCGAATTCATCAATGAACTCGTGAAGGACAAAAAACTCGACGTGAAAACAGCGGAAGACGCTTCCTCCGGAAAATACACGTATCATGATTCCTGCTACATCGGCCGTTACAACGACAACTACGAGAATCCGAGAGACGTGGTTAAAAAGATCTCCGGCGGTAAACTCGCGGAACCTTCCGATCACCATACAAAAGGACTTTGTTGCGGTGCGGGCGGCGCTCAGATGTGGATGGAAGAGCAAAACAACGACCGCGTCAACGTCAAGAGAACCAAACAGCTTCTCGATACGGGAGCGACTACGATCGCAACCGCTTGTCCTTTCTGCGTGACCATGATCACCGACGGTGTGAAACACGAAGGAAAGATCGAAGAAGTAAAAGTAAAAGACATTGCGGAGTTGGTTGCGGATAACCTCCAGTAA
- a CDS encoding 3-oxoacyl-ACP synthase III family protein, with translation MKFLSVKSAVPTRKMSSADIVKKVRSASAQFFSNEGLDDLCDEIEKLYLKSGTNECFHLNDENGETPYELLMKAGREALSSAGIAPSEIDCLIYVGVSRGFLEPATANVFQHSLGLVNATCYDILDACASWIRALQVAYLYTQMGIYKKIMIVNSEFNASSVVSYQIRDKSELKFKFPGLTLGEAATATIIGVDQDKDGKEDFYFTFKNFGKMHKACKIPLKNYLKYSPKGEDYMDSAPSGEFFSFARELFTFTSVQLIKHFRSDTKLKTYQPDIIFTHSASDAFAENLMRQVGMSTDLFYQTHSTYGNTVSASLPLAISLAEKEGRLRKGSRVMMCVGSAGVTTAFATFTYN, from the coding sequence ATGAAATTTCTTTCAGTAAAAAGTGCAGTTCCAACAAGAAAAATGAGTAGTGCAGATATCGTGAAGAAAGTTCGATCGGCAAGCGCACAGTTTTTCTCAAACGAAGGCTTAGATGATCTTTGTGATGAGATAGAAAAGCTCTATCTAAAATCGGGAACAAATGAATGTTTCCATTTGAACGATGAAAATGGAGAAACGCCTTATGAATTGTTAATGAAGGCAGGTAGGGAAGCATTGAGTTCGGCTGGGATTGCTCCGTCTGAAATCGATTGTTTAATTTACGTTGGCGTTTCTCGCGGATTTTTGGAGCCCGCTACAGCTAATGTTTTTCAACATTCGTTAGGTCTTGTTAATGCGACTTGTTATGACATTTTGGATGCGTGTGCCTCTTGGATACGGGCATTGCAGGTTGCTTATTTGTACACTCAAATGGGGATTTATAAAAAAATTATGATAGTGAACAGTGAGTTCAACGCTAGTTCTGTTGTATCTTATCAAATACGTGATAAATCCGAACTCAAATTCAAATTCCCTGGCTTAACCCTTGGAGAGGCGGCAACTGCAACGATTATCGGTGTCGATCAAGATAAGGATGGGAAAGAAGATTTTTATTTTACCTTTAAGAATTTTGGCAAAATGCATAAGGCCTGCAAAATTCCTCTGAAAAATTATTTAAAGTATTCTCCGAAAGGAGAAGATTACATGGATAGCGCTCCTTCTGGTGAATTTTTTTCATTCGCAAGGGAATTGTTTACATTTACTAGTGTTCAATTGATAAAGCACTTTAGATCTGATACGAAACTTAAAACCTATCAACCGGATATTATTTTTACACATTCAGCTTCCGATGCTTTTGCTGAAAATCTTATGCGTCAAGTTGGAATGAGTACTGATTTATTTTACCAAACACATTCTACATACGGCAATACAGTCTCAGCTTCGTTGCCGCTTGCGATTTCGCTAGCTGAAAAAGAGGGACGATTAAGAAAAGGGTCTCGTGTAATGATGTGTGTTGGTTCTGCAGGCGTTACGACGGCTTTTGCAACGTTCACTTACAACTAA
- a CDS encoding alkane 1-monooxygenase, giving the protein MKYLLASLVPLSPILGYLAGDSYFFITPLFFFLIVPALDFLFGRDTTQYAEPNSKAGSMKFRIILYFCFLLQLLLVMFGIYLGVLYDGENYFLIGHLVSTGLALGAFGLVSHELSHSTNKWERLISLIGYSSIFYPHYFIEHLSGHHVNYCTPKDVSTSFLGESLYHFIPRSISGSLRNAWRLEKKKATISGRAAWTFKNRFILLMTISLLTLFGIYSIFGSYAALFYIAQGIAALLVIECANYVAHYGLERREISPGVFEKGSVEHAWDTSFWFSSLVLLNLPRHADHHCNPSKPFQLLSYFEKSPKAISGPSGMILLSFFPFLWARIMDPIAIQYRNHLQIEDLDSNCGLKGVLSQKEI; this is encoded by the coding sequence ATGAAATATTTACTTGCCTCTTTGGTTCCGTTATCCCCAATTCTTGGATATCTTGCAGGGGACTCCTATTTTTTTATTACCCCATTGTTCTTTTTTCTAATTGTTCCTGCTTTAGATTTTTTATTTGGGCGAGACACAACACAATATGCGGAGCCGAATTCTAAAGCAGGGTCGATGAAGTTTCGAATAATACTTTACTTTTGCTTTTTGCTTCAACTCTTGCTCGTAATGTTTGGGATTTATCTCGGAGTTTTATATGATGGTGAGAATTATTTTCTTATTGGTCACCTCGTTTCAACAGGATTGGCCTTGGGTGCTTTTGGTTTAGTTTCTCATGAACTCTCGCATAGTACGAATAAGTGGGAGCGATTAATTAGCTTGATTGGCTATTCTTCTATTTTTTATCCTCATTACTTTATTGAACATCTTTCCGGACATCATGTAAATTATTGCACCCCAAAAGATGTTTCTACATCCTTTCTTGGGGAATCCTTATATCACTTTATTCCGCGTAGTATTTCGGGGAGTTTGCGGAACGCCTGGCGTTTGGAGAAAAAAAAAGCTACTATAAGCGGAAGAGCTGCGTGGACTTTTAAAAATAGATTTATTCTACTGATGACGATTTCATTATTAACTTTGTTTGGAATTTATTCTATTTTTGGTTCTTATGCGGCTCTTTTTTATATCGCGCAAGGAATTGCCGCCTTATTAGTTATTGAATGTGCAAATTACGTTGCACACTATGGATTAGAAAGAAGAGAAATTTCGCCTGGTGTATTCGAAAAGGGTAGTGTAGAGCATGCTTGGGACACCAGCTTTTGGTTTTCGAGTCTGGTTTTGTTGAATCTTCCCAGACATGCCGATCATCATTGCAATCCTTCAAAACCATTTCAGCTACTTTCTTATTTTGAAAAAAGTCCAAAGGCTATCTCTGGTCCTTCGGGGATGATTCTTTTATCTTTTTTTCCTTTTCTATGGGCTAGAATAATGGATCCAATTGCCATTCAATATAGGAATCATCTGCAAATTGAGGATTTAGATTCGAATTGCGGGCTTAAGGGTGTACTTTCTCAGAAAGAGATTTGA